In a genomic window of Pseudoalteromonas xiamenensis:
- a CDS encoding ATP-binding protein, translating to MIDKDAPLSFFQKESDEHESHDERAWPVLIVDDDEQVHILSKLVLNNFMYHGKKLAILHAYSGDEALSILRDKPSVALVLLDVIMETNDAGLRCAEQIRNTLMNDTVQIVLRTGQPGDVPEQVVMQQYDINDYKCKTELTKERLFSTVTAALRAFEHVSKLKHLSDELALLNQSLELKVEQRTAELKASNDELVDAMAEIERQQFALVQAEKLASLGQLAAGVAHEINNPLGFLFSNLEFLESYLGKWQSMWKDTVNASISNEEQYLQQLEVLKKNYQLDWVFDDANDLMGDVKLGLNRIQAIVKDLGVFTAQEVQAVEDVNLSKMIQLALEKSQEIKPHCCVVETQIPEDFLIRCIGCQIGTAITNVIKNAYEAVVDKAEGKVLISIKPLDKDSLEILIEDNGRGVEPDILNRIFDPFFTTKPIGSGTGLGLSIAIAIIKSHFGDMYVESQLGLHTRVHIVLPVGKPH from the coding sequence ATGATAGACAAAGATGCGCCTTTAAGTTTCTTTCAGAAAGAATCTGACGAACATGAGAGTCATGACGAACGAGCATGGCCAGTACTTATCGTCGATGATGATGAGCAGGTGCATATTCTATCTAAATTAGTCCTCAATAATTTCATGTATCATGGAAAAAAACTTGCAATACTCCATGCCTACAGCGGCGACGAAGCTTTATCTATCCTTCGAGACAAACCAAGCGTAGCGCTCGTTCTTCTCGACGTCATCATGGAAACAAACGATGCGGGACTTCGATGTGCAGAGCAAATTCGTAATACCTTGATGAATGATACTGTGCAAATTGTGCTGCGGACCGGACAGCCAGGGGATGTCCCTGAACAGGTTGTTATGCAGCAGTACGATATCAATGATTACAAATGCAAGACAGAACTGACGAAAGAACGGTTGTTCTCGACGGTTACGGCTGCATTGAGGGCATTTGAACATGTCTCAAAACTCAAGCATTTATCTGATGAACTTGCGCTACTTAATCAAAGTTTGGAGTTGAAAGTAGAACAACGCACCGCCGAGCTAAAAGCGTCCAATGATGAACTTGTTGATGCAATGGCTGAAATCGAACGCCAGCAATTTGCGCTTGTTCAGGCTGAAAAACTTGCCTCACTCGGTCAATTGGCTGCAGGTGTTGCACATGAAATTAATAATCCACTTGGTTTTCTATTTTCTAACCTTGAATTTTTAGAGTCTTATCTTGGCAAGTGGCAATCAATGTGGAAAGACACAGTAAATGCTTCGATTTCAAATGAAGAACAGTATCTTCAGCAGCTCGAGGTTTTGAAAAAGAATTACCAACTTGATTGGGTCTTCGACGACGCGAATGACTTAATGGGGGATGTCAAACTTGGCCTCAATCGCATTCAGGCGATAGTGAAAGATTTAGGTGTATTTACGGCACAAGAGGTACAAGCTGTCGAAGACGTTAATTTATCCAAAATGATTCAGCTTGCTTTGGAAAAGTCACAGGAAATAAAACCGCATTGTTGTGTTGTTGAAACTCAAATTCCAGAAGATTTTTTGATCCGATGTATTGGTTGCCAAATAGGTACAGCAATAACTAATGTAATTAAGAATGCGTATGAAGCGGTTGTAGACAAAGCGGAAGGTAAAGTGCTCATCTCAATTAAACCTTTAGATAAAGACAGCTTAGAAATTCTAATTGAAGACAACGGCAGGGGAGTCGAACCTGATATTTTAAATCGCATATTTGACCCGTTCTTTACCACTAAACCGATTGGCTCGGGTACAGGTCTTGGGCTCAGCATCGCGATAGCGATTATTAAAAGCCATTTTGGCGATATGTATGTAGAGTCTCAGCTCGGTTTGCATACTCGAGTACACATTGTGCTTCCAGTAGGCAAACCTCATTGA
- a CDS encoding substrate-binding periplasmic protein encodes MKFVAIWVFSLFCSITCYGSEIIFCYEDKALPPMFMGEGFDVPKEDPGASIEILQKITIADPHIHFQFVRRPWKRCLADLTLNKVDAVIASYREERESFMVFPKRVDGRLHTRKAISQFGSCLIVKKTRVNRLQGTASVTVAVPNGYSVSSVLAEQGYRVINTYSQNDAYDLVLKGVVDATVGICEIGQEKVIGFLHSDSLAAKYPASEMNYGFVAFSKGYAKEHPSTVNAVWQHLEKMPSTPLYLKYIMKGLED; translated from the coding sequence ATGAAATTTGTCGCTATCTGGGTGTTTAGCCTTTTTTGCTCAATAACGTGCTATGGTTCTGAAATTATCTTTTGCTACGAAGATAAAGCACTTCCCCCAATGTTTATGGGAGAAGGTTTTGACGTACCCAAAGAAGACCCAGGTGCAAGTATTGAGATTTTGCAAAAGATAACCATTGCTGACCCGCATATTCATTTTCAATTTGTAAGACGTCCTTGGAAACGTTGTTTAGCAGATCTTACTTTAAACAAAGTCGACGCGGTTATCGCCTCTTACCGAGAGGAACGTGAATCTTTTATGGTATTTCCTAAACGAGTGGATGGGCGTTTGCACACTCGTAAAGCAATTAGCCAATTTGGTTCTTGTTTAATCGTTAAAAAGACTCGTGTTAATCGTCTTCAAGGCACGGCAAGTGTCACGGTAGCCGTTCCAAATGGTTATTCCGTTTCATCTGTTTTAGCCGAACAAGGTTACCGAGTGATAAATACTTACTCGCAAAACGATGCTTACGATTTGGTGTTAAAAGGTGTTGTTGATGCAACGGTGGGGATTTGTGAAATCGGCCAAGAAAAAGTGATTGGCTTTTTGCACTCAGATAGCCTTGCTGCAAAGTATCCAGCATCTGAGATGAATTATGGATTTGTCGCGTTTTCAAAAGGATATGCAAAAGAGCATCCCTCTACTGTAAATGCGGTTTGGCAACATTTAGAAAAGATGCCGAGCACACCGCTCTATTTGAAATACATTATGAAAGGATTGGAAGACTGA
- a CDS encoding thymidine kinase, which translates to MAQLYFYYSAMNAGKSTTLLQSAFNYRERGMTPFILTAAIDNRSGVGKVASRIGLEADAHVYENETNVLALISDAHQKQKLDCILVDESQFLTKDQVLQLTDVVDHLGIPVLCYGLRTDFRGELFLGAQYLLAWADKLIELKTICHCGRKANHVLRLDEQGLAVADGAQVEIGGNDRYVSVCRAHYKEELAKVC; encoded by the coding sequence ATGGCACAGCTGTATTTTTATTATTCCGCGATGAACGCGGGCAAGTCGACAACCCTTCTGCAATCCGCATTCAATTATCGCGAAAGAGGTATGACGCCTTTTATTCTTACAGCAGCAATTGACAATCGCTCAGGAGTTGGAAAAGTAGCGAGTCGTATCGGTCTTGAAGCCGATGCACACGTTTATGAAAACGAAACCAACGTGCTTGCCTTAATTAGCGACGCACACCAAAAGCAAAAACTGGATTGTATTTTGGTCGATGAGTCGCAGTTTCTAACAAAAGATCAAGTGCTCCAATTGACTGACGTCGTTGACCATTTGGGTATTCCAGTTTTGTGTTATGGATTACGAACGGATTTTCGAGGCGAACTATTTTTAGGTGCTCAATATTTACTTGCGTGGGCAGATAAATTAATTGAATTGAAGACAATTTGTCATTGTGGACGCAAAGCAAACCATGTGTTGAGGTTAGACGAGCAGGGTCTTGCAGTTGCAGATGGCGCCCAAGTGGAAATAGGTGGCAATGACCGATACGTATCGGTATGTCGAGCACATTATAAAGAAGAGTTAGCGAAAGTCTGCTAA
- a CDS encoding acyltransferase family protein: protein MIGYVQSLLGVLILYHIGMYYVADWGWHIKSDTTYVWLQDVMVLTNPWRMSLLFFISAVALSLVLKRYHAQDLLLIRSKRLLIPLIFGMFTIVAPQVYVEALSQQLIEPGFLSFWSQYINPKTTLLTKHHSPIGLLTWNHLWFLPYLWLYSAIVIVLHPILLDIANAKWFSNISARSFVILTMTSIVLSWYFLRESYPPSNALVGDWYNHAKYFGAFILGYFFPRHIIWWSKLIEKRRLFLMLAVTSYMFILLDRHGMFASLAEMYKTNDVVKILYGYLFSMNHWGFMFAVVGYAGYWLNRPSPVLRYLNEAILPYYILHQTLIVVFAWWLKPYLFHPIIEFPLLLVSTLAGCAIGFEIVKRVQIFRWLFGLKRSGESDSIKYAFSNSK from the coding sequence TTGATTGGATACGTACAATCGCTTTTAGGCGTCCTAATTCTATATCACATCGGCATGTACTACGTTGCTGATTGGGGATGGCATATTAAAAGTGACACGACTTACGTCTGGCTACAAGATGTTATGGTGTTAACAAATCCTTGGCGAATGTCGTTGCTGTTTTTTATTAGCGCTGTTGCCTTGTCGCTCGTTTTAAAACGTTATCATGCTCAAGACTTGCTCCTGATTCGAAGTAAACGCTTATTAATTCCGCTCATTTTCGGTATGTTTACCATTGTCGCCCCCCAGGTTTACGTCGAAGCACTTAGCCAACAGCTCATAGAGCCAGGCTTTCTCTCTTTTTGGAGTCAATACATCAATCCTAAAACAACATTGCTGACTAAACATCACTCCCCTATAGGGCTTCTTACGTGGAATCATCTCTGGTTTTTACCTTATTTATGGCTTTATAGCGCCATTGTTATTGTGCTTCACCCGATACTATTGGACATAGCAAATGCAAAGTGGTTTTCGAATATTTCAGCGAGATCGTTTGTTATTCTCACAATGACATCGATTGTCTTAAGTTGGTACTTTCTAAGGGAGTCGTATCCTCCATCAAACGCGTTGGTAGGTGACTGGTACAATCATGCTAAATATTTTGGTGCCTTTATTCTTGGGTACTTTTTTCCTCGACACATTATTTGGTGGTCAAAACTCATTGAAAAACGACGTCTATTTTTAATGCTGGCCGTAACTAGTTACATGTTTATTTTATTGGATAGACATGGGATGTTTGCCTCTCTTGCTGAGATGTATAAAACCAATGATGTGGTAAAGATCTTATATGGCTACCTATTTTCGATGAACCATTGGGGATTTATGTTTGCCGTGGTGGGATATGCTGGATATTGGCTAAATCGACCCAGTCCTGTGTTACGTTATTTGAATGAAGCTATCTTGCCATATTACATTCTCCATCAAACGCTCATCGTCGTGTTCGCTTGGTGGCTTAAGCCATATTTATTCCATCCTATCATCGAGTTTCCGCTTTTACTTGTGTCCACTCTGGCTGGTTGTGCAATAGGATTTGAAATCGTGAAACGCGTGCAAATATTTCGATGGTTGTTTGGATTAAAACGCTCAGGGGAATCGGACTCGATAAAATACGCTTTTAGTAACTCAAAGTAA